Proteins from a genomic interval of Haloplasma contractile SSD-17B:
- a CDS encoding peptidase U32 family protein codes for MREISIIENNKRKIIKKPELLAPAGSLEKLKFAVLYGADAVFIGGKEFSLRARASNFSLDDIKEAVDFAKDHGSKVYVTTNIIPHNENLENLETYLKGLYEAGVAAIICADPYIVSTARRVVPNLELHLSTQQSITNSKGIEFWLNNGVSRVVLARELTMDEIKDVSDNTEGDLEVFIHGGMCVSYSGRCTLSNNMTDRDANRGGCAHSCRWNYSLYSKSGGNDHLLSDETIPFSMSSKDLMAVNHIPGLIECGVDSLKIEGRMKSIHYIATVVGTYRKLIDDYCENPDDFELTDYYLQEIAKAENRLTAEGFLSGEPSVNEQLYNMRSEQPTQEFIGIVRDYDEETGYVTVEQRNKFIPGEEIEFNAPGMVKYNLIVDKIFDEEFNELDAARHPRQILKLKVPFKLRPYTIVRRKR; via the coding sequence ATGAGAGAAATAAGCATAATAGAGAATAACAAACGTAAAATAATTAAAAAACCGGAATTATTAGCACCAGCAGGTAGTCTTGAAAAATTAAAATTTGCTGTGTTATATGGTGCCGATGCTGTATTTATTGGTGGAAAAGAATTTTCTCTTAGAGCAAGAGCAAGTAATTTTTCCCTTGATGATATTAAAGAGGCAGTAGACTTTGCCAAAGATCATGGTTCAAAAGTCTATGTGACAACGAATATTATTCCGCATAATGAAAACCTTGAAAACTTGGAAACGTACTTAAAGGGACTTTATGAAGCTGGTGTTGCAGCTATTATTTGTGCGGATCCTTATATTGTTAGTACAGCACGCCGCGTTGTCCCTAATTTAGAACTTCATTTAAGCACTCAACAATCAATTACCAATTCTAAAGGAATTGAATTTTGGTTAAACAATGGGGTAAGTCGTGTTGTTTTAGCTAGAGAATTAACAATGGATGAAATTAAGGATGTTAGCGACAACACAGAGGGTGACCTAGAAGTATTTATTCACGGTGGAATGTGTGTATCCTATTCTGGTCGTTGTACGCTTAGTAACAATATGACAGATCGAGATGCCAACAGAGGCGGTTGCGCTCATTCCTGTAGATGGAACTACAGTCTTTATTCAAAATCAGGCGGTAACGACCACCTGTTATCAGATGAAACTATTCCATTCTCAATGAGTTCAAAAGATTTAATGGCAGTGAATCATATTCCTGGTTTAATTGAGTGCGGAGTGGATAGCCTTAAAATTGAAGGACGCATGAAATCAATTCACTATATTGCAACGGTTGTAGGAACCTATCGTAAATTAATCGATGACTATTGTGAAAATCCAGATGATTTTGAATTAACGGATTACTATCTACAAGAAATTGCAAAAGCTGAGAATCGTTTAACAGCAGAAGGATTCTTAAGTGGAGAGCCAAGTGTTAACGAACAACTTTATAATATGCGTAGTGAACAACCAACTCAAGAATTCATTGGAATTGTTAGAGATTACGATGAAGAAACAGGGTACGTAACAGTAGAACAACGAAATAAGTTTATTCCTGGAGAAGAGATTGAGTTTAATGCGCCTGGCATGGTAAAATATAACTTGATTGTTGACAAGATTTTTGATGAAGAGTTTAATGAGTTAGATGCAGCGAGACATCCAAGACAAATACTCAAACTTAAAGTCCCATTTAAATTACGTCCCTATACAATTGTAAGAAGAAAAAGATAA
- the udk gene encoding uridine kinase gives MSKSVVIGIAGGTASGKTTVTKKVASFFDGLQVTILRHDDYYKDQSHLTIEERLLTNYDHPHALDNELMSNHISKLINGNSIDKPTYDFSKHTRSHITERINPTKIIIVEGILVLEEEMLRDLMDIKIYVDTDDDIRFIRRLMRDLKERGRDIDSVVKQYINTVKPMHNQFVMPSKRYADLIIPEGGQNQVAIDVIVTKIKHILS, from the coding sequence ATGAGTAAATCAGTTGTAATTGGTATAGCAGGAGGAACCGCATCTGGAAAAACAACGGTTACAAAGAAAGTAGCAAGTTTTTTTGATGGATTACAGGTCACCATTTTAAGACATGATGATTATTATAAAGACCAGAGTCATTTAACAATTGAGGAACGGTTATTAACAAATTATGATCATCCACACGCACTTGATAATGAATTGATGTCAAATCACATTAGTAAACTTATTAATGGGAACTCAATCGATAAGCCAACATATGACTTTAGCAAACACACGAGAAGCCACATTACGGAACGAATTAATCCTACAAAAATCATAATTGTTGAAGGGATTCTCGTTTTAGAAGAGGAAATGCTACGAGATTTAATGGATATCAAGATTTATGTAGACACAGATGATGATATAAGGTTTATTCGACGTCTCATGCGCGATTTAAAAGAGCGAGGTCGTGATATAGATTCAGTCGTGAAACAGTATATCAATACCGTAAAACCAATGCATAATCAATTTGTTATGCCATCTAAACGGTATGCAGACTTGATTATTCCTGAAGGTGGTCAAAACCAAGTGGCTATTGATGTAATCGTCACAAAAATTAAGCATATTCTTTCATAA